In Citrobacter sp. RHB25-C09, the following proteins share a genomic window:
- the eutP gene encoding ethanolamine utilization acetate kinase EutP has protein sequence MKRIAFVGTVGAGKTTLFNALQGNYSLARKTQAVEFNENGDIDTPGEYFSHPRWYHALITTLQDVDTLIYVHAANDQQSRLPAGLLDIGTRKRHIAVISKTDMPDADVAATRQLLRETGFHEPIFALNNHDPQSVQCLINYLATLTEQEEGAGEKTHYSK, from the coding sequence ATGAAACGTATTGCGTTCGTTGGCACCGTCGGCGCGGGAAAAACAACCCTTTTTAATGCGCTACAGGGTAATTATTCCCTCGCCAGAAAAACGCAGGCCGTGGAGTTTAATGAAAATGGCGATATTGATACACCTGGGGAATATTTCAGCCATCCCCGTTGGTACCACGCCTTAATTACCACGTTGCAGGATGTAGATACGTTGATTTATGTCCATGCCGCAAATGACCAACAAAGTCGTTTACCTGCCGGGCTGCTGGATATTGGCACGCGTAAACGACATATCGCCGTTATCAGTAAAACGGACATGCCGGATGCCGATGTCGCTGCAACACGGCAATTACTGCGGGAAACAGGTTTTCATGAGCCGATCTTCGCGCTCAACAACCATGACCCACAAAGCGTGCAGTGCTTAATCAACTATCTGGCAACGCTCACCGAACAGGAGGAAGGGGCAGGTGAAAAAACTCATTACAGCAAATGA
- the eutS gene encoding ethanolamine utilization microcompartment protein EutS, with protein sequence MDKERIIQEFVPGKQVTLAHLIAHPGEELAKKIGVPEAGAIGIMTLTPGETAMIAGDLAMKAADVHIGFLDRFSGALVIYGSVGAVEEALLQTVSGLGRLLNFTLCELTKS encoded by the coding sequence ATGGATAAAGAACGCATCATTCAGGAATTTGTGCCGGGCAAACAGGTCACGCTGGCGCATCTCATTGCGCATCCGGGCGAAGAGTTGGCGAAAAAGATCGGCGTTCCCGAAGCCGGGGCCATCGGTATTATGACGCTGACGCCCGGTGAAACCGCAATGATTGCGGGCGATCTGGCGATGAAGGCCGCCGATGTGCATATCGGTTTTCTCGACCGGTTCAGTGGTGCGCTGGTGATCTACGGCTCCGTCGGCGCAGTAGAGGAAGCCTTATTACAGACAGTCAGCGGTCTTGGGCGTTTATTAAATTTCACATTGTGCGAGCTAACAAAAAGCTAA
- the maeB gene encoding NADP-dependent oxaloacetate-decarboxylating malate dehydrogenase codes for MDDQLKQSALDFHEFPVPGKIQVSPTKPLATQRDLALAYSPGVAAPCLEIEKDPLAAYKYTARGNLVAVISNGTAVLGLGNIGALAGKPVMEGKGVLFKKFAGIDVFDIEVDELDPDKFINVVAALEPTFGGINLEDIKAPECFYIEQKLRERMNIPVFHDDQHGTAIISTAAVLNGLRVVEKNISDVRMVVSGAGAAAIACMNLLVALGMQKHNIVVCDSKGVIYKDREPNMAETKAAYAVVDDGKRTLDDVIEGADIFLGCSGPKVLTPEMVKKMARAPMILALANPEPEILPPLAKAVRPDAIICTGRSDYPNQVNNVLCFPFIFRGALDVGATAINEEMKLAAVHAIAELAHAEQSEVVASAYGDQDLSFGAEYIIPKPFDPRLIVKIAPAVAKAAMDSGVATRPIADFDAYIDKLTEFVYKTNLFMKPIFSLARKAPKRVVLPEGEEARVLHATQELITLGLAKPILIGRPSVIEMRIQKLGLQIKAGVDFEIVNNESDPRFKEYWSEYYQIMKRRGITQEQAQRAVIANTTVIGAIMVQRGEADAMICGTIGDYHEHFSVVKEVFGYRDGVHTAGAMNALLLPSGNTFIADTYVNDDPTPDELAEIAVMAAETVRRFGIEPRVALLSHSNFGSSNGPSASKMRAALELIKMRAPELMIDGEMHGDAALVESIRNDRMPDSPLKGSANILVMPNMEAARISYNLLRVSSSEGVTVGPVLMGVAKPVHVLTPIASVRRIVNMVALAVVEAQTQPL; via the coding sequence ATGGATGACCAGTTAAAACAAAGCGCCCTTGATTTCCACGAGTTTCCGGTACCGGGTAAAATCCAGGTTTCTCCCACCAAGCCTCTCGCTACGCAGCGCGATCTGGCGCTGGCCTACTCGCCGGGCGTTGCGGCGCCTTGCCTTGAAATCGAAAAAGATCCGCTGGCGGCGTACAAATACACCGCGCGCGGCAACCTTGTCGCGGTGATCTCCAACGGTACGGCGGTGCTGGGCTTAGGCAATATCGGGGCGCTGGCGGGCAAACCGGTCATGGAAGGTAAGGGCGTTTTGTTTAAAAAGTTCGCCGGAATTGATGTCTTCGATATCGAAGTCGATGAACTCGACCCGGATAAATTTATCAACGTGGTTGCCGCGCTGGAGCCGACGTTCGGCGGGATCAACCTCGAAGACATTAAAGCGCCTGAGTGTTTCTACATTGAGCAGAAGCTGCGCGAGCGCATGAACATCCCGGTTTTCCACGACGACCAGCACGGCACCGCGATCATCAGTACGGCCGCTGTTCTGAATGGCCTGCGGGTGGTGGAAAAGAATATCTCCGACGTGCGGATGGTGGTTTCCGGCGCGGGCGCAGCGGCCATCGCCTGTATGAACCTGCTGGTGGCGCTCGGAATGCAGAAGCACAACATCGTGGTCTGCGACTCAAAAGGGGTGATCTACAAAGACCGTGAGCCAAACATGGCGGAAACCAAAGCGGCCTACGCGGTTGTCGATGACGGCAAACGCACGCTGGATGACGTTATCGAAGGTGCGGATATTTTCCTCGGCTGCTCTGGACCGAAAGTGCTGACCCCTGAGATGGTCAAGAAAATGGCCCGTGCGCCAATGATTCTGGCACTGGCAAACCCGGAACCTGAAATCCTGCCGCCGCTGGCAAAAGCCGTGCGTCCCGACGCCATTATCTGTACCGGTCGTTCAGACTATCCGAACCAGGTGAACAACGTGCTGTGCTTCCCGTTCATCTTCCGTGGCGCGCTGGACGTTGGTGCAACGGCAATCAACGAAGAGATGAAGCTGGCAGCGGTTCACGCCATTGCCGAACTGGCGCACGCCGAACAGAGCGAAGTCGTAGCCTCGGCCTATGGCGATCAGGATCTGAGCTTCGGCGCGGAGTACATCATTCCTAAGCCGTTCGACCCGCGTCTTATCGTCAAAATCGCCCCTGCGGTGGCCAAAGCGGCGATGGATTCCGGCGTGGCAACGCGCCCGATTGCCGACTTCGACGCCTACATCGATAAGCTGACGGAGTTTGTCTATAAAACTAACCTGTTCATGAAGCCCATTTTCTCGCTGGCGCGTAAAGCGCCGAAGCGCGTGGTGCTGCCGGAAGGGGAAGAGGCGCGCGTACTGCACGCCACGCAGGAGCTGATCACGCTGGGTCTGGCGAAGCCGATTCTGATTGGTCGTCCGAGCGTGATCGAGATGCGCATCCAGAAGCTGGGACTACAGATCAAAGCGGGTGTCGATTTTGAGATCGTCAATAATGAATCCGATCCGCGCTTTAAAGAGTACTGGAGCGAGTATTACCAGATCATGAAGCGTCGCGGCATTACGCAGGAGCAGGCTCAGCGCGCGGTGATCGCTAACACCACGGTGATTGGCGCGATCATGGTGCAGCGTGGCGAAGCCGATGCGATGATCTGCGGTACCATTGGTGACTACCATGAGCATTTCAGCGTGGTGAAAGAGGTCTTTGGCTACCGCGACGGCGTTCATACCGCCGGGGCAATGAACGCGCTGCTGCTGCCGAGCGGCAACACCTTTATCGCGGACACCTACGTCAACGACGATCCAACCCCGGACGAACTGGCAGAAATCGCCGTGATGGCGGCGGAAACCGTGCGTCGTTTTGGTATCGAACCGAGAGTCGCGCTGCTGTCGCATTCCAACTTTGGTTCGTCCAACGGTCCTTCCGCCAGCAAAATGCGCGCCGCGCTGGAACTTATCAAAATGCGTGCGCCTGAGTTGATGATCGATGGTGAAATGCATGGTGATGCTGCGCTGGTGGAAAGCATACGGAATGATCGGATGCCGGACAGCCCGCTGAAGGGCTCTGCCAATATTCTGGTAATGCCAAATATGGAAGCCGCGCGTATTAGTTACAACTTGCTGCGCGTTTCCAGCTCCGAAGGGGTAACGGTTGGCCCGGTACTGATGGGCGTCGCAAAACCGGTACACGTATTAACGCCGATCGCCTCTGTTCGTCGAATCGTTAATATGGTGGCGCTGGCGGTAGTGGAAGCGCAAACTCAACCGTTGTAA
- the tal gene encoding transaldolase, with translation MNQLDGIKQFTTVVADSGDIESIRHYQPEDATTNPSLLLKAAALEHYGHLIDDAIQWGKKHGQTQEQQVAEACDKLAVNFGAEILKSIPGRVSTEVDARLSFDKEKSIEKARHLVDLYQQQGIDKSRILIKLASTWEGIRAAETLEKEGIHCNLTLLFSFAQARACAEAGVFLISPFVGRIYDWYQTRSPMDPYVVEEDPGVKSVRNIYDYFKQHRYDTIVMGASFRRTGQILALTGCDRLTIAPNLLKELQEKEEPVVRKLVPSSHTFPRPTPMTEAEFRWEHNQDAMAVEKLSDGIRLFAVDQRKLEDLLAAKL, from the coding sequence ATGAACCAGCTAGACGGCATCAAACAATTCACCACTGTGGTGGCAGACAGTGGCGATATTGAGTCTATTCGTCATTACCAACCCGAAGACGCCACCACCAACCCTTCGCTGCTACTGAAAGCGGCTGCGCTGGAGCACTACGGTCACCTGATTGATGACGCCATCCAGTGGGGGAAAAAACACGGTCAAACCCAGGAACAACAGGTTGCCGAAGCCTGTGACAAACTGGCAGTGAATTTTGGTGCGGAAATTCTGAAAAGTATCCCCGGTCGCGTATCGACCGAAGTCGATGCACGCCTTTCTTTCGATAAAGAAAAGAGCATTGAGAAAGCCCGCCACCTGGTTGACCTGTACCAACAGCAGGGCATCGATAAATCACGCATTTTGATTAAGTTAGCCTCCACCTGGGAAGGGATTCGTGCAGCGGAAACGCTGGAAAAAGAGGGGATCCACTGCAACCTGACGCTGTTGTTCTCCTTTGCTCAGGCACGTGCCTGCGCGGAAGCCGGTGTCTTTTTGATCTCCCCGTTTGTGGGGCGCATTTATGACTGGTACCAGACACGCAGCCCGATGGATCCGTATGTGGTAGAGGAAGATCCGGGCGTTAAGTCGGTACGTAATATCTACGATTACTTTAAACAGCATCGCTATGACACCATCGTCATGGGTGCCAGCTTCCGCCGCACCGGACAGATCCTCGCGCTGACGGGCTGCGATCGTCTGACGATTGCCCCTAATCTACTGAAAGAACTGCAGGAAAAAGAAGAGCCAGTGGTACGCAAGCTGGTGCCTTCTTCACACACGTTCCCACGCCCAACGCCAATGACTGAAGCTGAATTCCGTTGGGAACATAACCAGGACGCAATGGCGGTTGAAAAACTGTCTGACGGCATCCGCCTGTTCGCTGTTGACCAACGCAAACTGGAAGACCTGCTTGCTGCCAAACTCTAA
- the tkt gene encoding transketolase, which yields MSRKDLANAIRALSMDAVQKANSGHPGAPMGMADIAEVLWNDFLRHNPTDPTWYDRDRFILSNGHASMLLYSLLHLSGYDLPIEELKNFRQLHSKTPGHPEIGYTPGVETTTGPLGQGLANAVGLAIAERTLAAQFNQPDHEIVDHYTYVFMGDGCLMEGISHEVCSLAGTLGLGKLIGFYDHNGISIDGETEGWFTDDTAKRFEAYHWHVVHEIDGHDPEAVKKAIEEAQSVKDKPSLIICRTVIGFGSPNKSGKEEAHGAALGEEEVALTRQKLGWHHPAFEVPKEIYRAWDAREKGEKAQQRWKEKFAAYEEAYPDLAAEFTRRMSGGLPKEWEKTTQKYINELQANPAKIATRKASQNTLNAYGPLLPELLGGSADLAPSNLTIWKGSTSLKEDLAGNYIHYGVREFGMTAIANGIAHHGGFVPYTATFLMFVEYARNAARMAALMKARQIMVYTHDSIGLGEDGPTHQAVEQLASLRLTPNFSTWRPCDQVEAAVGWKLAIERHNGPTALILSRQNLAQVERTPEQVKEIARGGYILKDGGGKPDIILIATGSEMEITLGAAEKLTGEGHSVRVVSLPSTDTFDAQDEAYRESVLPSNVTARVAVEAGIADYWYKYVGLKGAIVGMTGYGESAPAEKLFPFFGFTIENIVEKAHNVLKV from the coding sequence ATGTCCCGTAAAGACCTTGCCAATGCCATTCGCGCGCTCAGTATGGACGCCGTTCAAAAAGCCAATTCCGGCCACCCGGGCGCACCGATGGGGATGGCGGATATCGCCGAAGTCCTGTGGAACGATTTTCTCCGCCATAACCCGACCGATCCCACCTGGTACGACCGCGACCGTTTTATTCTTTCAAACGGTCACGCCTCTATGCTGCTTTATAGCCTGCTTCACCTGTCGGGTTATGACCTACCCATTGAGGAGCTGAAAAACTTCCGCCAGTTGCATTCCAAAACGCCAGGACACCCGGAAATTGGCTATACGCCCGGCGTCGAAACGACCACCGGACCGCTCGGTCAGGGGCTGGCAAATGCCGTCGGTCTGGCGATAGCCGAGCGAACGCTGGCGGCGCAGTTTAACCAGCCGGACCATGAAATTGTCGATCACTACACCTATGTGTTTATGGGCGACGGTTGTCTGATGGAAGGGATTTCACACGAGGTCTGCTCACTGGCGGGGACGCTGGGGCTGGGTAAACTGATCGGTTTTTACGATCACAACGGGATCTCCATTGATGGTGAAACCGAAGGCTGGTTCACCGATGATACCGCCAAACGCTTTGAAGCCTATCACTGGCATGTGGTGCATGAGATTGACGGCCACGACCCGGAAGCTGTGAAAAAAGCCATTGAGGAAGCTCAGAGCGTTAAAGACAAACCCTCCCTGATTATCTGCCGCACGGTTATCGGCTTTGGTTCGCCAAACAAGTCGGGTAAAGAAGAAGCGCACGGTGCAGCGCTGGGGGAAGAAGAAGTGGCGCTCACCCGACAGAAACTGGGCTGGCACCACCCGGCATTCGAGGTGCCGAAAGAGATCTATCGCGCGTGGGATGCTCGCGAGAAAGGTGAAAAAGCGCAGCAGCGCTGGAAGGAGAAATTCGCCGCTTATGAGGAGGCCTATCCCGATCTGGCGGCAGAGTTTACCCGCCGGATGAGCGGCGGCCTGCCGAAAGAGTGGGAAAAAACCACGCAGAAATACATCAACGAATTGCAGGCTAATCCGGCCAAAATTGCCACCCGCAAAGCCTCGCAGAATACCCTTAACGCTTATGGTCCGCTGCTGCCAGAGCTATTAGGCGGCTCAGCGGACCTGGCGCCAAGCAACCTGACCATCTGGAAAGGATCCACCTCACTGAAAGAAGACCTCGCAGGGAATTACATCCACTATGGCGTGCGCGAATTCGGTATGACGGCCATCGCCAACGGTATCGCCCATCACGGGGGTTTTGTCCCTTATACCGCCACCTTCCTGATGTTTGTCGAGTATGCGCGTAACGCCGCGCGCATGGCGGCGCTGATGAAGGCACGGCAAATCATGGTGTATACCCACGACTCCATTGGTCTTGGGGAAGATGGCCCGACGCACCAGGCGGTGGAGCAGTTGGCGAGCCTGCGCTTAACGCCAAATTTCAGCACCTGGCGACCGTGTGACCAAGTTGAAGCGGCGGTCGGCTGGAAGCTGGCAATCGAGCGTCATAACGGCCCGACTGCGCTGATCCTCTCAAGGCAGAATCTCGCGCAGGTGGAACGCACACCGGAGCAGGTGAAGGAAATCGCACGCGGCGGATATATCCTGAAAGACGGCGGTGGTAAACCGGATATCATTCTGATCGCCACCGGTTCAGAGATGGAAATTACGCTCGGGGCCGCGGAAAAACTGACCGGTGAAGGCCATAGCGTGCGCGTGGTGTCTCTGCCATCGACGGATACCTTCGATGCTCAGGATGAGGCGTATCGGGAGTCTGTGCTGCCGTCAAACGTCACCGCGCGCGTGGCAGTTGAAGCGGGCATTGCCGACTATTGGTACAAGTATGTGGGACTGAAGGGGGCAATTGTCGGCATGACCGGGTACGGTGAATCCGCACCGGCAGAGAAGCTGTTCCCGTTCTTTGGCTTTACGATCGAGAATATCGTTGAGAAAGCGCATAACGTGTTGAAAGTTTAG
- a CDS encoding DUF1176 domain-containing protein, with amino-acid sequence MRYRVFLLFLLGLLPIRLLWAAPAQQAFSDWQVTCNNQNFCVARNTGEHHGLVMTLSRSAGAHTDAVLRIDLDGFTPPTGEADIAPRLLLDGQPLTLTGERWKITPWHLMTDDAKTITEFIQQVQEGKAITLKKGHQVISLAGLKAALLFIDAQQKRKGSETAWIEKGDEPPLSVPPAPALKGVAVVNPTPTPLSREERNDLLDYGNWRMNGIRCSLDPLRREVRVFALTDDKALMLISCEAGAYNTIDLAWIVSRKKPLASHAVRLRLPFNNGAESNDMELMNAVFDEKTRELITLAKGRGLTDCGITTRWRFDGQRFRLVRYAEEPSCDGWHGPDAWPTLWITR; translated from the coding sequence ATGCGCTATCGCGTTTTTTTACTTTTCCTGCTCGGCCTGTTGCCGATACGGCTTCTGTGGGCGGCTCCGGCGCAACAGGCATTTTCCGACTGGCAAGTAACCTGTAATAACCAAAACTTCTGTGTCGCACGAAATACCGGCGAGCATCACGGGCTGGTGATGACCCTGAGTCGCAGCGCCGGGGCGCATACCGATGCTGTTTTACGTATTGATTTAGATGGCTTTACCCCTCCCACCGGCGAGGCTGACATAGCCCCGCGCCTGCTGCTTGACGGTCAGCCACTGACGCTGACCGGTGAACGCTGGAAGATCACGCCGTGGCATTTGATGACTGATGATGCCAAAACCATCACTGAATTTATTCAGCAGGTCCAGGAAGGAAAGGCAATCACACTGAAAAAAGGTCACCAGGTCATTTCGCTGGCAGGGCTGAAAGCCGCGTTGCTGTTTATCGACGCACAACAAAAGCGCAAAGGGAGCGAAACCGCGTGGATCGAAAAAGGCGATGAGCCGCCGCTCAGCGTTCCACCTGCACCGGCACTGAAAGGGGTGGCGGTGGTGAATCCGACGCCGACCCCGCTCTCACGGGAAGAACGCAACGACCTTCTTGATTACGGTAACTGGCGGATGAATGGCATTCGCTGTTCACTTGACCCTTTGCGTCGTGAAGTCCGGGTTTTTGCCCTCACTGATGATAAAGCCCTGATGCTAATTTCTTGCGAAGCCGGCGCGTACAACACGATCGATCTCGCCTGGATTGTCTCGCGTAAAAAACCGTTGGCCTCCCATGCCGTTCGGCTACGCCTGCCGTTTAACAACGGTGCGGAAAGCAATGATATGGAGCTAATGAACGCCGTATTTGACGAAAAGACGCGGGAGTTAATCACGCTGGCAAAAGGGCGGGGGCTAACGGACTGTGGGATCACGACCCGCTGGCGTTTTGATGGTCAGCGTTTTCGTCTGGTGCGATATGCCGAAGAGCCGAGCTGCGACGGCTGGCATGGGCCAGATGCCTGGCCCACCTTATGGATTACGCGCTAA
- the nudK gene encoding GDP-mannose pyrophosphatase NudK, which yields MSQKITLIKDNVLSDNYFILRNITYDLTRTNGEVIRHKREVYDRGNGATILLYNSEKKTVVLVRQFRVATWVNGNESGQLIETCAGLLDNDEPEACIRKEAIEETGYEVGAVRKLFELYMSPGGVTELIHFFIAEYSDSQRANVGGGVEDEDIEVLELPFSQALEMIKTGEIRDGKTVLLLNYLQSSHLMD from the coding sequence ATGTCGCAAAAAATCACCCTCATCAAAGACAACGTCCTTTCCGACAACTATTTCATCCTGCGCAACATTACTTACGATCTCACGCGCACGAACGGCGAAGTTATCCGTCATAAACGAGAAGTGTACGATCGCGGTAATGGTGCCACTATCCTGCTTTACAACTCAGAGAAAAAGACGGTGGTACTGGTTCGCCAGTTCCGGGTCGCTACCTGGGTAAATGGTAATGAAAGCGGCCAACTGATTGAAACCTGCGCCGGATTGCTGGACAACGACGAACCGGAAGCCTGCATCCGCAAAGAAGCTATCGAAGAGACGGGATATGAAGTTGGTGCAGTGCGTAAACTTTTTGAGCTGTATATGTCCCCTGGTGGTGTGACCGAGCTTATCCACTTTTTTATCGCTGAATACAGCGACAGCCAGCGTGCTAACGTGGGCGGTGGTGTGGAAGATGAAGATATCGAGGTACTGGAATTACCGTTTAGTCAGGCGCTGGAGATGATTAAAACCGGAGAGATACGAGACGGTAAGACCGTGTTATTGCTCAACTATTTACAATCCTCGCATTTAATGGATTGA
- the aegA gene encoding formate-dependent uric acid utilization protein AegA, with amino-acid sequence MNRFIMANSQQCLGCHACEVACVMAHNNEQHVLSQRHYQPRITVVKHLHQRSAVTCHHCEDAPCARSCPNGAIRHVNDSVQVNQQKCIGCKSCVVACPFGTMQIVLTPVAQDRVKATAHKCDLCHGRENGPACVENCPADALSLVTESSLTGLAKARRLRTARQENQPWHGEAVIQAPRTRSKIEQMHATPARGEADKLAIDARKASFDEIYLPFTPSQAEQEASRCLKCGEHSICEWTCPLHNHIPQWIELVKAGDIDAAVELSHQTNCLPEITGRVCPQDRLCEGACTVRDEYGAVTIGNIERFISDQALGKGWRPDLSHVQKVDKRVAIIGAGPAGLACADVLARHGVSATVFDRHPEIGGLLTFGIPAFKLDKSLLARRREIFSAMGIHFELNCEVGRDVKMEALLQDYDAVFVGVGTYRSMKADLPNEDAPGVYDALPFLIANTKQVMGLEELAEQPYIDTAGLNVVVLGGGDTAMDCVRTALRHGASKVTCAYRRDEANMPGSKKEVKNAREEGANFEFNVQPVDLALNDEGRVCGVRFLRTQLGEPDPQGRRRPVPIAGSEFVMSADAVIMAFGFHPHGMPWLETHGVKVDSWGRIAADVESRYRYQTSNPKIFAGGDAVRGADLVVTAMAEGRHAAQGIIDWLNA; translated from the coding sequence ATGAATCGTTTTATTATGGCCAACAGCCAGCAATGTCTGGGTTGCCATGCCTGTGAAGTCGCCTGCGTTATGGCTCACAACAATGAGCAGCATGTGTTGAGTCAACGCCATTATCAGCCACGAATTACGGTGGTAAAGCATTTACATCAGCGCAGCGCGGTGACCTGCCACCACTGCGAAGATGCCCCTTGTGCCCGAAGCTGTCCGAACGGGGCAATACGCCACGTCAACGATAGTGTACAGGTCAATCAGCAAAAATGTATCGGCTGTAAATCCTGTGTGGTGGCCTGTCCGTTTGGCACCATGCAGATTGTCCTGACGCCCGTCGCGCAGGATCGGGTTAAAGCCACGGCGCATAAATGCGATCTTTGTCATGGGCGAGAGAATGGGCCGGCCTGTGTGGAAAACTGCCCGGCTGACGCGCTCAGTCTGGTGACAGAGTCGTCGCTAACTGGGTTAGCGAAGGCCAGGCGTTTGCGCACCGCACGTCAGGAGAATCAGCCGTGGCACGGGGAAGCAGTCATACAGGCACCGCGCACACGGAGTAAAATTGAACAAATGCACGCGACTCCGGCGCGCGGTGAAGCGGATAAGCTCGCTATAGACGCGCGCAAAGCCAGCTTTGATGAAATCTATCTGCCGTTTACGCCTTCCCAGGCAGAACAGGAAGCGTCGCGCTGTCTGAAATGTGGCGAGCACAGCATTTGCGAATGGACCTGCCCGTTGCATAACCACATTCCGCAGTGGATTGAACTGGTGAAGGCCGGAGATATCGATGCGGCGGTGGAGCTTTCGCATCAGACCAACTGCCTGCCGGAGATCACCGGGCGCGTCTGTCCGCAGGACCGACTTTGCGAAGGCGCCTGCACCGTCCGCGACGAGTACGGTGCGGTGACCATCGGCAATATCGAGCGCTTTATTTCAGACCAGGCGCTTGGCAAAGGCTGGCGGCCAGATCTCAGCCACGTGCAGAAGGTCGACAAACGTGTCGCCATTATTGGCGCAGGACCGGCGGGGCTGGCCTGTGCGGATGTGCTTGCCCGTCATGGGGTGAGCGCCACCGTTTTTGACCGTCATCCGGAAATCGGCGGATTACTGACCTTTGGTATCCCGGCATTCAAACTGGATAAATCCCTGCTGGCGCGCCGTCGGGAAATCTTCAGCGCGATGGGCATTCATTTTGAGCTGAACTGCGAAGTGGGCCGAGACGTAAAAATGGAAGCGCTTTTACAGGATTATGATGCGGTTTTTGTTGGCGTCGGCACCTACCGTTCCATGAAAGCTGACCTGCCCAATGAAGATGCGCCAGGCGTTTACGACGCGCTGCCGTTTTTGATCGCCAATACTAAACAGGTCATGGGGCTGGAGGAACTGGCAGAGCAGCCGTATATCGATACCGCAGGGCTGAACGTGGTGGTACTGGGCGGCGGCGATACGGCGATGGACTGCGTACGCACCGCGTTGCGACATGGCGCAAGCAAGGTGACCTGCGCCTACCGTCGCGATGAAGCCAATATGCCGGGTTCGAAGAAAGAGGTAAAAAATGCCCGCGAAGAGGGGGCAAACTTCGAATTCAACGTTCAGCCGGTGGATCTGGCGCTGAATGATGAGGGACGCGTCTGCGGCGTTCGCTTTCTGCGTACCCAGCTTGGCGAGCCGGATCCACAGGGACGTCGCCGACCGGTTCCCATCGCAGGGAGCGAATTTGTGATGTCGGCAGATGCCGTCATTATGGCGTTTGGCTTCCACCCGCACGGTATGCCGTGGCTGGAGACACACGGGGTTAAGGTGGATAGCTGGGGGCGCATCGCGGCAGACGTCGAGAGCCGATACCGCTATCAAACCAGCAACCCGAAGATATTCGCAGGCGGTGATGCGGTACGCGGGGCGGATCTCGTGGTCACGGCGATGGCGGAAGGGCGTCATGCCGCGCAGGGGATAATTGACTGGCTCAATGCCTGA